One Deinococcus sp. LM3 genomic region harbors:
- the cobT gene encoding nicotinate-nucleotide--dimethylbenzimidazole phosphoribosyltransferase, whose product MHPDLTALLTAIQPADADAMARARDRQAQLTKPAGALGDLEDLAVRLAGVLGSERPDPRGVAVIVAAGDHGVARTGVSAYPPEVTPAMVANFLADTPAGPGGAAVNALARAVGARVYVMDAGVNAELPEHPALVRAAVRRGTHDLSVQPAMSLDEAQALILSGAALARRAIDDGADVLIPGEMGIGNTTPAAAITARLLHLDAAQVTGRGTGVDDARLAHKVTVIRAALERTPTTDPLEVLAQFGGFEIAAMLGVMLQAAAMRRAVILDGFVEGSAALIGVALAPHLRDSLFPAGQCAEIGHAAQLTHLGLKPMFHLNLRLGEGTGGVLAAPLLLGAAATLREMRTFAEAGVPGSGSEE is encoded by the coding sequence ATGCATCCTGACCTGACGGCCCTCCTGACCGCCATCCAGCCTGCCGACGCCGACGCGATGGCGCGCGCACGGGACCGGCAGGCGCAACTGACCAAACCCGCCGGGGCGCTGGGCGACCTGGAAGACCTCGCCGTGCGGCTGGCGGGCGTACTGGGCAGCGAGCGGCCCGACCCGCGCGGCGTGGCGGTGATCGTCGCCGCCGGGGATCACGGCGTGGCCCGCACGGGCGTCAGCGCCTACCCGCCCGAGGTGACGCCCGCCATGGTCGCGAACTTCCTGGCGGACACCCCCGCCGGACCGGGCGGCGCGGCGGTGAATGCCCTGGCACGGGCGGTGGGCGCGCGGGTGTACGTGATGGACGCTGGGGTGAACGCGGAGTTGCCGGAGCACCCGGCGCTGGTCCGAGCGGCGGTGCGGCGCGGCACGCACGACCTGAGCGTGCAGCCCGCCATGAGCCTGGACGAGGCGCAGGCCCTGATCCTCTCGGGCGCGGCCCTGGCCCGCCGGGCCATCGACGACGGCGCGGATGTCCTGATTCCCGGCGAGATGGGCATCGGGAACACCACCCCGGCCGCCGCCATCACCGCCCGCCTCCTGCACCTGGACGCCGCGCAGGTCACGGGACGCGGCACCGGCGTGGACGACGCGCGGCTGGCGCACAAGGTCACGGTGATCCGCGCGGCACTGGAGCGCACCCCCACCACCGACCCGCTGGAAGTCCTCGCGCAGTTCGGCGGGTTCGAGATCGCCGCCATGCTGGGCGTCATGCTCCAGGCCGCCGCCATGAGGCGCGCCGTGATCCTCGACGGCTTCGTGGAAGGCAGCGCCGCACTGATCGGCGTAGCCCTCGCCCCGCACCTGCGCGACTCCCTGTTCCCCGCCGGACAGTGCGCCGAGATCGGGCACGCCGCGCAACTGACCCACCTGGGCCTGAAACCCATGTTCCACCTGAACCTCCGCCTGGGCGAGGGCACCGGCGGCGTCCTGGCCGCGCCCCTGCTGCTCGGCGCGGCCGCCACCCTCCGCG